Proteins found in one Poecilia reticulata strain Guanapo linkage group LG6, Guppy_female_1.0+MT, whole genome shotgun sequence genomic segment:
- the nts gene encoding neurotensin/neuromedin N — MQAQLACVLLLCFPCGALCTDVEQEQRALAEELLTSLFTSKMKHNRQTAPFWHVSLTNLCRLMGGLRQEAWSGEQEEEEEAEASELREGSLPLLEELYSLQHICRALQSREERLLRDSVEYSEENGDAPLKRKSPYILKRQAAHNAKSRRPYILKRSSVY; from the exons CTCTGTTTCCCATGCGGCGCGCTCTGCACAG ATGTAGAGCAGGAGCAGCGAGCGCTCGCTGAGGAGCTCCTCACCAGCCTCTTCACCTCTAAG ATGAAACACAATAGGCAGACTGCCCCCTTCTGGCACGTATCGTTGACCAACCTGTGCCGGCTGATGGGCGGCCTGCGGCAGGAGGCGTGGAGCGgcgagcaggaggaggaagaggaggcagaggcTTCCGAGCTGAGGGAAGGGAGCCTCCCGCTGCTGGAAGAGCTGTACAGCCTCCAACACATCTGCAGAGCGCTGCAGAGCCGGGAGGAGAGG CTACTCCGAGACTCGGTGGAATATTCAGAGGAGAACGGCGACGCGCCGCTGAAACGAAAATCCCCGTACATCCTGAAGAGGCAAGCCGCCCACAACGCCAAGTCGCGGAGGCCTTACATCTTAAAGCGGAGCTCGGTTTACTGA